CCTAGATACATCTACAAATACACAATGAAACTTAATCCAGCATGACACAGAAATGAAACGAGAGCAAATCACAAAGCCTGAAGTAGGTGAGGAAACACCtaatgtgtgtctgagagagaaaaaaaagtgtgtgagtgtgtgtgtgtgtttgtgattgtgtgtgtgtgtgtgtgtgtgtgtgtgtgtgtgtgtgtgtgtgtgtgtgtgtatgtgtgttgtgtggatAATTTACAGAACTTTTCTTTTATCCTACAGGACCAACATGTCTCTGACTTCCATCCTGTCAGCTGAGGCCATTGAAAATGCTATCAAGGACTGTCAAggtatctacacacacacacacacacacacataaacatacacacacacacacacacacacacacacacacacacacacacacacacatccagcaaATTAGGCAAAATACATGACTCATCTATCTGTGACTTGAACATTATGATAATACCTTCATGGACTCTATATACACTATAGCTAACTGACTAAATTTATAGATAATTTGGTTGCTATTcatgaaataaacataaaatgcaCAATAATCCTGATCCACAATTGATAACTCATAATCTGTGTTGCATTCAGTCACTCTCAGATCTTCAGAATGGGTGTGTAAACTTTTCTACTTCAGCTGCCTCGTTTTTTGATATTGCTCAGTATCCTCTCCTCTGGCATTTTATCCAGCTCCAACTGAAAGATGATGAAATCCTAATTTGGATGGAAGGTTTTTAATCATCTTGTCTGTTTTAGTGGAGGCATGTGTCTGCTAACCTTGACAGAAAACCTCCCACCTGGACAGCAGCCACACGCTACTTTAATCTCCAAATCAGCTCCCAACCTGCTGGTGCACCTCATAGGTCAGCTCTAACCCTTGCATCTGAGTTTTTAGAATATCATTTCATATGTTACTCTATGTGTTTCCAGCTCCGGACACTTTCTGCTACAAGAAGTTCTTCAAGCTGTGTGGACTCTCGTCAAAGACGCCCAAGGAGGTCAAAGATGTCTTCCAGATCCTTGATGATGACAACAGCGGCTACATCGAGGAGTCTGAGCTCAAGTGTGTAAAACCATGATACTTAGGATGATTGGTAGGATGTAACAGAGTTGTAAGAAGTTAGTATAAAgtatgtatttgcatgtgtgcgtgacagaaagaaagagaggttTACTGCATAAATCACACAGCAGTATTAAAAAGGATTGCACCATTAAGCTGTCTCCTAATAATCCACTATGGGCAAAGTGTcattattgtatttgtgttatgTAATTCACCTTTATGTTGTCGTGTGACAAAGAGCTGAGGTTTGACTTGAGCTGTTTAATTCaggaaatgtgtctgtgtgcttttCAATGCGTGTCTGCATGTTTCAGCCAACAGTGACATAACAGTTAAATAATTACAGCGAATACACACAAGTATTTTCTTcgaatgtgtgtatttgtgcttgtgtgtctaGGTTCTTCCTACAGCGGTTTGTCCCTGGGGCACGAACACTGACTGAGGCAGAAACCAAGAGCTTCATCTCAGCAGCTGATGATGATAGTGATGGCAAAATTGGAGCAGAGGGTCAGTATCTGATTTCTCTGATTGTATTTTGTACAAAGTCTTGATGCAGGCAGAAATGATCTCATTGGTTGGGTGAAATCCCAGTGGCTGGAGTCAACAGATCATTTTATGCAGTTTAGCACTAGTTCAACTTACTGGAAAACATGCGTTATAGCCATTAGAAAAGATGAAGTGACTTCATACTACACATAATTTGGCATGCTTGCCTATTGCTAGTGAAGAAAGAAGTTTGTTTACCTGCTGGCCTTGTAGTCctatatttctgtcatttgtgcATGCTTCCAGAAAACTGTGGTGTTTTAAAGCTGCGCATTAAGGTTTAAATCAATTAATGAGATAATATCTACCTCCAGAGATACTGCAGAAGAATATTTGTAGGACAATTTGGCTGCACTGAAGCTCCCAGTTTTCAGTACGGGTGATTATGTGGATATGAAGCATTCTTGGAAAAACAATCTAAGCTTTGACTCAACTGCAAAGAGGTTTCTGTCTTGAGACACTGTTGTGCTTAGTTCTTCCCACAGAGGTTTAACTAAACCATTAACATTATTTCTGACACTGGAAATCTCTTTGTGTAAAGCCAATCTTAAATAAAATAGTGGATAACTTAGGTATTTTCACTGAAGAGGTTTGGTTAAGCCTGTCTTTTGGAGTTCAAAGTTGAATGTTTCctcaatgttttttttggtgctGAGAGTACTTGAAACAGTATGGTGTTGtggacctgttttttttttttaacattgtgcCGTGTAGAAACCATCTGTACTGATACTCAAAGTCGTGACCTCCAGATTCCGCGTTATTTGTCCCACTTTTGCCCAATGTTCAGTTAGCTGCACTGTCTGAGCTTAGCTGCCTTACGTAACAGGATCAAGGATTTGGACTatttaaaaaagatgatttcagtcagtgtttctttatattttccaGTGTGTTCACTCAAGATTCAGTCAAACGTGTAGAGAATCTGCATTGAGATGAATGTCGAAGTCAAGGGTGTGTGTTGATAGATACGTTCTGCGAGTCATGTCTGATTCAGCGTGCTTCATTTTTCTACAGAATTCCAGACTATGGTCCTCTCCTGAGTTTCGCAGATGAAGACAACTTCAAGTTTTAAGGTCTTCAGTCCTCTCCCCACCTTTGGAGTTTTCTCTTTAAATGACCTTTTGTCCATTTAAAGACAACAGCTATTAATTAATTTGTCTTCTACCTATGTTGGTCCATGTTTTCTCACTGTACACACCTCACCTCTGACTATGAATGACATGAATAAACATGTGGAAACATCCATCTCGTCTTTATGCTCatctcttcttaaaacacaTCACATGGATGAAAAAATCCCTTTAAAATGATTCCTCATATCACATTCCAGCTATATAAAGAGTCATGTGCAACAATAATAGgtgaatgtactgtacatatactgtaaatcacaTGAAAGCAAGCAGGGGATAAAAGGATCGTGAGCATATTTTGGATCTTAACAGTTTTTTCTGAAACTTTTCATTGCAAAAAGCTGTAAATTCActtttggattgttttttttcccactcagAATTCACCATGCAATACTTCATTCTTACCTGAAAACACAAGAATTTCATGATAATGGTGTATATAGCATTCTCATATTAAGTTCTTCAAATCCAAACACATACAACAATTCACGGGACATGCAAAATGAGTTTTAGAGACAACCATGGGTGCAGAATAAAGTTGGTGACAACATGAATATATCGAGTGTATAATAGGTCATCTTTTAAAACATTCTTAATAGAGCAATTTTATGCCTGTATTAGCTTTCTAAGCCTATAAAAGGGtttataatgtttataaagAAAAGACAGCTTAATGAAGACTGGTGTGACAGTACGTGTGTGGGAAATTTTAAGCAATGGACTGAATGTGGAGATTTAAGTTACAAAAGACCAGAGTCTCTCAATAGACCTTTTTCTGGACGACGTTTTGACATGTCTcagtaggaaaaacacagctATATTCCATTTAGTTGTTTCAGTTTTAGGGTCCTGATATTAtacatgctggctcactgtcacactgtcatggcttactgggagTCTTGAATAAAACAGAgccataataaataatattagtAACACTTTTCCTACtataagtcaaaatgtctgttgtaaAAAAGGCTCATATCAATCTCAGGTAAAACTTTCTGACGGCTGAAATTGCCCAGCAGatgaaatagaagaaaagacaGTAATACCTGAActaatatttattattcatcattaCTCTCACATAACCACTCTAAAGACCTACATGATATCTTCCAAACCACGTAGGTGTAAGATATCTCATTAGATGCCTCAAATTCTTTGGAGCAAAAGTCTGGATAGGTTAATAATGTTTTGATAGGCAGCGACTGAACCAATATCCTTAAGAATATTAAGTGTCATTGTCACAAAGTGGTTTACAGGACTTGCCAAGgtttgtttaaagaaaaatacagcatCCAATGGTTGCAAAATGACAAGACCAGGCTCAGGACAGAGTGAAATTGTTGACCAAAGAAAGGTTTAGCTGATTTAAGATGAAGAATTTTGGTGAGAATTCATTCCAATTCTTTATTGTCTGTCTTATTATCAGCGCCTTCATAATCATAAGTGTACTATGAAgacaaaacatataaacaagTGTATCTTAAATCTGACACCATTTACCAAGTACAGCTTAAACCAAACATTGTTTAATAAACCCATATCATTGCAAAATACAAGTACAGTACTATttactcagaaaaaaatgtgtcgATCATTTAATACGCTGAATTTATcaactgtaaatactgtaacgTTACGCCCCATGGTGTCTGCAGAGGGTCGGAACCCTTCTTTGGCTTGAAATCGATTTCAACCCGAGCAGTTGAACTTGTGACACCGCGCTGTCAAAAGCAGGAAGTTAAGAATGTGAAGTATAATGCGGCATCCCCTCTCATTGATCTCATTTCCTcgttttctgtctttatttaggCACTCCACAGCCTCGGGCAGCTGCACGGTTCGGGTTTGTGCTCGGTAAGGTGAGTGTTGCCGTCGTGTTGTTCACGGTTCTGTGAGTTTTTTTCATCTCCGTCTGAATCTCTGCGAGCACAACTCTGCtgctagcacagccagctatCAGCTAACTGTTCACTTTGACTTAATGTTGACTAGTTAAACTTGCTAACTGAGAGAGCCACAGTCAAGTAATGATATCGAAAAATACATTAACCTGAAGCTGCAGTATAAAGACACCGACTCAACTCACTTCACCGGATAAATATGTCATTATGTCCACAATGACAGCGACAAAATGTCCAGCAAGTAGCAAAAACAAACGCACCTAATACTAACTTatactatgaaaacaaaaaccagaAAGTTCAACAGACTGacagtttattcatttactgGGAAAATGTCACATCCATAAATCCAAGTTCTCGTTTGAACTTTTCATGATTGAATTTAGGAAATATTGAGTCTTATCCAACTTACAAACAATaagaaatgtgcacatacagttaaatttattgaatttattttatttgcgCACACATAAGATTGCATAAAATCCAGATAATAACAGTAAGACTTAGTACAGTCACAGTTAATACAGTTAGTATGCTCgaaagatttttatttaaagatctCTGATTTGTTGACTCTCTTATCTTTctatttattatcattacttTTAGCCTTTGTCCTGTTACCATGTTGACTGTATCATCAGTCATGTCCtttatgttatctttatttcatta
This sequence is a window from Thunnus albacares chromosome 20, fThuAlb1.1, whole genome shotgun sequence. Protein-coding genes within it:
- the pvalb9 gene encoding parvalbumin 9, whose product is MSLTSILSAEAIENAIKDCQAPDTFCYKKFFKLCGLSSKTPKEVKDVFQILDDDNSGYIEESELKFFLQRFVPGARTLTEAETKSFISAADDDSDGKIGAEEFQTMVLS